One genomic window of Streptococcus mitis includes the following:
- a CDS encoding tetratricopeptide repeat protein, producing MNNSQQMLHALEKQDLTKAEHYFVKALENDPSDLLYELATYLEGIGFYPQAKEIYLKIVEDFPEVNLNLASIASEDGQIEEAFAYLEEIQPDSDWYVSALALKADLYQLEGLTDVAREKLLEALSYSEDPLLILGLAELDSELENYQEAIQGYAQLDNRTIYEQTGISTYQRIGFAYAQLGKFETATEFLEKALELEYDDLTAFELASLCFDQEEYQKAVLYFKQLDTISPDFEGYEYGYSQALHKEHQVQEALRIAKQGLEKNPFETRLLLAASQFSYELHDASGAENYLLTAKEDAEDTEEILLRLATIYLEQERYEDILDLQSEEPENLLTKWMIARSYQEMDDLDSAYEHYQELVGDLKDNPEFLEHYIYLLRELGYFEEAKVNAQAYLKLVPDDVQMQELFERL from the coding sequence GTGAACAATAGTCAACAGATGTTACATGCCTTGGAGAAGCAAGATTTAACTAAGGCTGAGCACTATTTCGTCAAAGCTTTAGAAAATGATCCAAGTGACCTTCTATATGAGTTAGCTACTTATCTTGAAGGGATTGGTTTTTATCCTCAAGCCAAGGAAATTTACCTGAAAATCGTAGAGGACTTTCCAGAGGTTAATCTTAATCTAGCATCTATTGCTAGTGAGGATGGTCAGATCGAAGAAGCTTTTGCTTACCTAGAGGAAATCCAACCTGACAGCGACTGGTATGTTTCGGCTTTGGCTCTGAAGGCAGACCTTTACCAGCTGGAAGGTTTAACAGATGTGGCGCGTGAGAAATTACTGGAGGCTTTGAGTTATTCAGAGGATCCTCTCTTGATATTGGGCTTGGCAGAGTTGGATAGTGAGTTGGAAAATTACCAAGAGGCCATTCAAGGCTACGCCCAGTTAGATAATCGTACTATTTATGAGCAAACAGGCATTTCTACCTATCAACGGATTGGCTTTGCCTATGCCCAGTTAGGGAAATTTGAAACGGCTACAGAGTTTTTAGAAAAAGCCCTGGAGTTAGAATACGATGACCTAACAGCTTTTGAGTTAGCCAGTCTTTGTTTTGATCAGGAAGAATACCAAAAAGCTGTCCTCTACTTTAAGCAACTTGATACCATTTCACCTGATTTTGAAGGATATGAGTATGGTTACAGTCAGGCCTTACATAAGGAGCATCAAGTTCAAGAAGCCCTGCGTATCGCTAAGCAAGGCTTAGAGAAAAATCCCTTTGAAACTCGCCTCTTGCTAGCTGCTTCACAATTCTCTTATGAATTGCATGATGCTAGTGGTGCAGAAAATTACCTCCTTACTGCTAAAGAAGATGCTGAGGATACGGAAGAAATCTTACTCCGTCTAGCAACTATTTATCTGGAGCAGGAGCGTTATGAAGACATTCTAGACTTGCAAAGTGAGGAGCCAGAAAATCTTTTGACCAAGTGGATGATTGCTCGTTCCTATCAAGAAATGGACGATTTGGATTCTGCCTACGAGCATTACCAAGAATTAGTAGGAGATTTGAAGGACAATCCAGAGTTTCTGGAACACTATATCTATCTCTTGCGTGAACTGGGCTACTTTGAGGAAGCAAAAGTCAATGCTCAAGCTTACTTAAAACTGGTTCCAGATGATGTGCAAATGCAAGAACTATTTGAGAGATTGTAA
- a CDS encoding amino acid ABC transporter permease, with product MSYLFEILPSLLSGASMTLQVFALVLIFSIPLGVLIAFALQVHWKPLHHLINIYIWIMRGTPLLLQLIFIYYVLPSIGIRLDRLPAAIIAFVLNYAAYFAEIFRGGIDTIPKGQYEAAKVLKFSPFDTVRYIILPQVTKIVLPSVFNEVMSLVKDTSLVYALGISDLILASRTAANRDASLVPMFLAGAIYLILIGIVTILAKKVEKKYSYYR from the coding sequence ATGTCTTATTTGTTTGAGATATTACCGAGTTTATTGAGCGGTGCAAGCATGACTTTACAGGTTTTTGCACTGGTCTTGATTTTTTCTATTCCCTTGGGCGTTTTGATTGCCTTTGCCTTGCAAGTCCATTGGAAGCCCCTCCATCATTTGATTAATATTTATATTTGGATTATGCGAGGCACACCCTTGCTCTTGCAATTAATCTTTATCTATTATGTGCTGCCAAGTATTGGGATTCGTTTGGACCGTCTTCCTGCGGCTATCATTGCCTTTGTGTTGAATTATGCGGCTTACTTTGCTGAAATCTTCCGTGGAGGGATTGATACCATTCCTAAAGGTCAATATGAGGCTGCTAAGGTCTTGAAGTTCAGTCCTTTTGACACAGTGCGCTATATTATTTTGCCTCAGGTGACCAAAATTGTTCTTCCCAGTGTCTTTAATGAAGTCATGAGTCTGGTCAAGGATACTTCCTTGGTTTATGCTCTAGGCATTTCAGACCTTATCTTGGCTAGTAGAACAGCTGCAAACCGTGATGCTAGTCTGGTTCCTATGTTCTTGGCAGGAGCCATTTACTTGATTTTGATTGGTATTGTGACCATTCTTGCCAAAAAAGTTGAGAAGAAGTACAGTTACTATAGATAG
- a CDS encoding amino acid ABC transporter ATP-binding protein, translated as MLELRNINKGFGEKQILSNFSLKIPEKQILAIVGPSGGGKTTLLRMLAGLETIDSGQIFYNGEPLELDELEKRNLLGFVFQDFQLFPHLSVLDNLTLSPVKTMGMKQDEAELKARGLLEQLGLAGHADAYPFSLSGGQKQRVALARAMMIDPEIIGYDEPTSALDPELRLEVEKLILQNRELGMTQIVVTHDLQFAENIADQILKVEPK; from the coding sequence ATGTTAGAATTACGAAATATCAATAAAGGCTTTGGTGAAAAGCAAATTTTGTCCAATTTCAGTCTAAAAATTCCTGAAAAGCAAATCCTAGCTATCGTTGGGCCTTCGGGTGGAGGTAAGACAACTCTCTTACGTATGCTTGCAGGTCTTGAAACCATTGATTCAGGGCAAATCTTTTATAATGGAGAACCTTTAGAATTGGATGAACTGGAGAAGCGCAATCTACTGGGATTTGTATTCCAAGATTTTCAACTGTTCCCTCATTTATCTGTTCTAGATAATTTGACCTTATCGCCTGTGAAAACCATGGGAATGAAGCAGGATGAGGCTGAGCTGAAAGCGCGAGGTCTTTTGGAACAATTAGGACTGGCAGGACATGCAGATGCCTATCCATTCTCACTATCAGGTGGGCAAAAGCAGCGGGTAGCCTTGGCGCGTGCTATGATGATTGACCCGGAAATCATTGGCTACGATGAACCAACTTCTGCCCTAGATCCAGAATTACGCTTGGAAGTGGAAAAACTAATCTTGCAAAATAGGGAACTTGGAATGACACAGATTGTGGTTACCCACGATTTACAATTTGCGGAAAATATCGCAGATCAGATTCTCAAGGTTGAGCCCAAGTAG
- a CDS encoding amino acid ABC transporter substrate-binding protein, with translation MTNKKIALVLVSLLTLFLTACTQKASDPKQDNWDKYQEQGTITIGFDNTFVPMGFEEKNGQYTGFDIDLAQAVSEKIGFKVQFQPIDWDMKETELQNGTIDAIWNGYSATDERREKVAFSIPYMENQQVLVTKKSQQIHSVEDMKDKTLGAQAGSSGYLDFEAQPDLLKSRVKDQKANQYQSFNEALIDLKNDRIDALLIDRVYANYYLQSEGILSDYNVFSAGFESESFAVGVRPADKRLLQALNQAFIQLYQEGKFQEISQKWFGEDVATKEVKDGK, from the coding sequence ATGACTAATAAGAAAATTGCTTTAGTATTGGTTTCGCTCCTAACCCTCTTTTTAACTGCATGTACTCAGAAGGCTAGTGATCCCAAGCAGGATAATTGGGATAAGTATCAAGAGCAGGGGACCATTACTATTGGTTTTGACAATACCTTTGTACCTATGGGATTTGAAGAAAAGAATGGCCAATATACAGGCTTTGATATTGACTTAGCACAAGCTGTCTCTGAAAAAATAGGTTTTAAGGTTCAATTTCAGCCAATTGACTGGGATATGAAGGAAACGGAACTACAAAATGGAACTATAGACGCCATCTGGAATGGCTATTCTGCCACTGATGAACGCCGAGAGAAGGTTGCCTTTAGCATTCCATATATGGAAAATCAGCAAGTTCTGGTGACGAAAAAAAGCCAGCAAATCCATTCAGTAGAGGATATGAAGGATAAGACCTTGGGAGCGCAAGCCGGTTCCTCTGGTTATTTAGACTTTGAAGCTCAGCCAGATTTACTGAAAAGTCGTGTCAAAGACCAGAAGGCTAATCAGTACCAGAGTTTCAATGAAGCCTTGATTGACTTAAAAAATGACCGTATTGATGCTTTGTTGATTGACCGAGTGTATGCCAATTATTATCTTCAGTCTGAAGGAATATTAAGTGACTACAATGTCTTTTCAGCAGGATTTGAAAGTGAATCCTTTGCGGTCGGAGTTAGACCAGCAGACAAGAGATTATTGCAAGCATTAAACCAAGCCTTTATTCAACTATACCAAGAAGGGAAGTTCCAAGAAATCAGCCAGAAATGGTTTGGAGAAGATGTAGCAACCAAAGAAGTGAAGGATGGAAAATAA
- a CDS encoding IS30 family transposase: MTKHKHLTLSDRNDIQLGLERGETFKAIGQSILKDPTTVSKEVKRNRQVRESTCDNLPCPLLDKAPFVCNGCPKRRQNCGFKKIFYLAKQAQKQYEQTLVEAREGTPLNSKAFWDMDKVISDGVKKGQHIYHILKTHNLDVSSSTVYRHIRKGYLSIAHIDLARAVKFKERRKRKLPSIPKEAKKGRSYEDFQNYLVLNQLDSWLEMDTVLGRMGGKVLLTFNLSFCNFIFARLLDNKTALEVTKHLYTIKNTLHEADKDFFQLFPVILTDNGGEFARVDDIEMDVRGESKLFFCDPNRSDQKGRIEKNHTLIRDILPKGTAFDNLTQEDINLVCSHVNSVKRAALNGKSAYELFAFTYGEEIPKLLGISKIPAEDVCQSSKLLQHKF; the protein is encoded by the coding sequence ATGACAAAACATAAACACCTTACCCTTTCAGACCGTAATGATATCCAATTAGGCTTAGAGCGCGGTGAAACCTTCAAAGCTATCGGACAATCCATTCTAAAAGACCCAACTACTGTTTCCAAAGAAGTCAAACGAAACAGACAAGTCCGAGAGTCTACATGCGATAACCTTCCTTGCCCTTTACTCGATAAGGCTCCCTTTGTCTGTAATGGATGCCCTAAAAGAAGACAAAATTGTGGATTTAAAAAAATCTTCTACCTTGCTAAACAAGCTCAAAAACAGTACGAACAAACTCTTGTCGAAGCTCGTGAAGGAACTCCCCTTAATTCCAAGGCCTTCTGGGACATGGACAAAGTCATTTCTGATGGTGTTAAAAAGGGACAACACATCTATCATATCCTCAAAACTCATAACCTTGATGTCAGTTCCTCAACCGTCTATCGACACATCCGAAAAGGATACCTATCTATCGCTCATATTGACCTAGCCAGAGCCGTTAAATTCAAAGAAAGACGGAAAAGGAAACTACCTTCCATCCCTAAAGAAGCTAAAAAAGGCCGTTCCTATGAGGATTTCCAAAACTATTTAGTCCTTAATCAACTAGACTCTTGGCTGGAAATGGACACAGTTCTGGGGAGGATGGGAGGTAAAGTCCTACTTACCTTCAACCTGTCTTTCTGTAACTTTATCTTCGCTAGGCTTCTGGATAATAAAACTGCCCTTGAGGTTACCAAACACCTCTATACCATCAAGAACACTCTTCATGAAGCTGATAAAGATTTCTTCCAACTCTTTCCTGTCATTCTTACCGATAATGGTGGAGAGTTTGCCAGGGTTGATGATATCGAAATGGATGTGCGAGGAGAGAGTAAACTCTTCTTTTGTGACCCTAATCGCTCTGACCAGAAAGGGAGAATTGAGAAAAACCACACACTGATTCGAGACATTCTACCTAAGGGAACTGCTTTTGACAACTTAACTCAAGAGGACATCAATCTCGTCTGCTCTCATGTCAACAGTGTCAAACGTGCTGCTTTGAATGGAAAGTCAGCCTATGAGCTCTTTGCCTTTACCTATGGAGAAGAGATTCCTAAGCTTCTAGGTATTTCTAAAATACCTGCAGAAGACGTCTGTCAGTCTTCGAAATTACTCCAACATAAGTTCTAA